Proteins encoded together in one Paracoccus sp. SMMA_5_TC window:
- the hisS gene encoding histidine--tRNA ligase translates to MAKDQKKQPRPKAETPKGFRDYFGADVTERKQMLDRIAEIYHRHGFDPLETSAVETVEALGKFLPDVDRPNAGVFAWQEAEVPGGGSGDWLALRYDLTAPLARVAAQFRNDLPSPYRRYAMGPVWRNEKPGPGRFRQFYQCDADTVGSASVAADAEICAMLAAALEHAGIRRGDYLIRINNRKVLNGILESMGVAAGKPADDVLRTIDKFDKVGADGVRQLLTQGRRDDSGAFIEGVGLSPEQAEPVLAFLTSKGADNARTLDNLRAAVGGSEAGAEGVEELAQIARMLSAMGVGEDRAIIDPSIVRGLGYYTGPVFEAELTFEILDDKGRKRQFGSVAGGGRYDGLVERFTGQKVPATGVSIGVDRLLAALRAKGLMGGQDKGPVVVTVMDRERMADYQAMAAELRAAGIRAEVYLGNPKNFGNQLKYADKRQSPVAIIQGQAEAERGVVQVKDLVLGARIAAQASHEEWKAQPAQTEVPRDALVSEVRRILG, encoded by the coding sequence ATGGCGAAAGATCAAAAGAAACAACCCCGGCCCAAGGCAGAGACGCCCAAGGGGTTCCGTGACTATTTCGGCGCTGATGTGACCGAGCGCAAGCAGATGCTGGACCGCATCGCCGAAATCTATCATCGCCACGGTTTCGACCCCCTGGAAACCAGCGCCGTGGAAACTGTCGAGGCGCTGGGGAAATTCCTGCCCGACGTAGACCGTCCCAATGCCGGTGTCTTTGCCTGGCAAGAGGCCGAGGTGCCCGGCGGCGGCAGCGGTGACTGGCTGGCGCTGCGCTATGACCTGACGGCGCCGCTGGCGCGGGTGGCGGCACAGTTCCGCAACGACTTGCCCAGCCCCTACCGGCGCTATGCCATGGGACCGGTCTGGCGCAACGAAAAGCCCGGCCCTGGCCGCTTCCGCCAGTTCTATCAATGCGATGCCGATACGGTCGGTTCGGCCTCGGTCGCGGCGGATGCGGAAATCTGCGCGATGCTGGCGGCGGCGCTGGAACATGCCGGCATCCGGCGCGGCGATTACCTGATCCGCATCAACAACCGCAAGGTGCTGAACGGCATCCTGGAATCGATGGGCGTGGCCGCCGGCAAGCCCGCCGACGACGTGCTGCGCACCATCGACAAGTTCGACAAGGTTGGCGCCGATGGTGTGCGCCAGCTGCTGACCCAGGGGCGGCGCGACGACTCGGGTGCCTTTATCGAGGGGGTGGGGCTGTCGCCGGAACAGGCCGAGCCGGTGCTGGCGTTCCTGACCTCGAAAGGTGCCGACAATGCCCGCACGCTGGACAATCTGCGCGCGGCCGTCGGCGGTTCGGAGGCGGGCGCCGAGGGGGTCGAGGAACTGGCCCAGATCGCCCGGATGCTGTCCGCGATGGGCGTGGGCGAGGATCGGGCGATCATCGACCCCTCGATCGTGCGTGGCCTGGGCTATTACACCGGCCCGGTGTTCGAGGCCGAACTGACCTTCGAGATCCTGGACGACAAGGGCCGCAAGCGCCAGTTCGGCAGCGTCGCCGGGGGCGGGCGCTATGATGGGCTGGTCGAGCGTTTCACCGGGCAGAAGGTGCCCGCCACCGGCGTGTCGATCGGCGTGGACCGCCTGTTGGCGGCCCTGCGCGCCAAGGGGCTGATGGGTGGTCAGGACAAGGGCCCGGTGGTGGTGACGGTCATGGATCGCGAGCGCATGGCCGATTATCAGGCGATGGCAGCGGAACTGCGCGCCGCCGGCATCCGCGCCGAAGTCTATCTGGGCAATCCCAAGAACTTTGGCAACCAGTTGAAATACGCTGACAAACGCCAGTCGCCGGTCGCCATCATCCAGGGCCAGGCCGAGGCCGAGCGCGGCGTGGTCCAGGTCAAGGATCTGGTGCTGGGCGCGCGCATCGCCGCCCAGGCCAGCCACGAAGAATGGAAGGCACAGCCTGCCCAGACCGAGGTGCCCCGCGACGCCCTGGTGTCCGAAGTGCGGCGGATCCTGGGATGA
- a CDS encoding SlyX family protein: protein MDKHERIERLEEAVAHLSRIAEDLSEVVARQEGEIARLARRVGLLMEREAEREAETGTIPLADQRPPHW, encoded by the coding sequence ATGGACAAGCACGAGCGGATCGAGCGGCTTGAGGAGGCGGTAGCGCATCTGTCGCGTATCGCCGAGGATCTGTCCGAGGTCGTCGCCCGGCAAGAGGGCGAGATCGCGCGCCTGGCGCGCCGGGTCGGCCTGCTGATGGAACGCGAGGCCGAGCGCGAGGCCGAGACCGGCACCATCCCCCTTGCCGACCAGCGCCCGCCGCATTGGTGA
- the gatB gene encoding Asp-tRNA(Asn)/Glu-tRNA(Gln) amidotransferase subunit GatB, which translates to MLDHLTYTAPEPKVIQGAKQDWELVIGLEVHAQVSSNAKLFSGASTSFGAEPNSNVAFVDAGMPGMLPVINEFCVAQAVKTGLGLKAAINLRSAFDRKNYFYPDLPQGYQISQLYHPIVGEGEVIVDMGPGVARRVRIERIHLEQDAGKSIHDMDPNMSFVDLNRTGVALMEIVSRPDIRGPEEAAAYVAKLRQIMRYLGTCDGNMQNGNLRADVNVSVCPPGAYERYQQTGDFRHLGTRCEIKNMNSMRFIQQAIEYEARRQIAILEDGGTVVQETRLYDPDRGQTRSMRSKEEAHDYRYFPDPDLLPLDIDQEWVDAIAAGMPELPDAKKARFVTELGLSEYDAGVLTAEVENADYFEAVAAGRDGKMAANWVINELFGRLNKQGLSIDSSPVSSQQLGGVIDLIASGQISGKIAKDLFEILWTEGGDPAQIVEARGMKQVTDLGAIEKAVDEIIAANPAQVEKAKANPKLAGWFVGQVLKATGGKANPAAVQELVSQKLGQ; encoded by the coding sequence ATGCTCGATCATCTGACCTATACCGCCCCGGAACCCAAGGTCATCCAGGGTGCGAAACAGGACTGGGAACTGGTCATCGGGCTGGAGGTGCATGCCCAGGTCAGTTCCAACGCCAAGCTGTTCTCGGGCGCCTCGACCAGTTTCGGGGCCGAGCCGAACAGCAACGTGGCCTTCGTCGATGCCGGGATGCCGGGGATGCTGCCCGTCATCAACGAATTCTGCGTGGCCCAGGCGGTCAAGACCGGGCTGGGGCTGAAGGCGGCGATCAACCTGCGCAGCGCCTTCGACCGCAAGAACTATTTCTATCCCGACCTGCCGCAGGGCTATCAGATCAGCCAGCTTTACCACCCCATCGTGGGCGAGGGCGAGGTGATCGTGGACATGGGGCCCGGCGTTGCCCGTCGCGTGCGCATCGAGCGCATCCACCTGGAGCAGGATGCCGGCAAGTCGATCCATGACATGGATCCGAACATGTCCTTCGTGGACCTGAACCGCACCGGGGTTGCGCTGATGGAAATCGTCAGCCGTCCCGACATCCGCGGCCCCGAGGAAGCCGCCGCCTATGTTGCCAAGCTGCGCCAGATCATGCGCTATCTGGGCACCTGCGACGGCAACATGCAGAACGGCAACCTGCGCGCCGACGTGAACGTCAGCGTCTGCCCGCCCGGCGCCTATGAACGCTATCAGCAGACCGGCGATTTCCGCCATCTGGGCACCCGCTGCGAGATCAAGAACATGAACTCGATGCGCTTCATCCAGCAGGCCATCGAATACGAGGCCCGTCGCCAGATCGCCATTCTGGAGGATGGCGGAACGGTCGTGCAGGAAACCCGGCTTTACGATCCCGACCGGGGCCAGACGCGCAGCATGCGCTCGAAAGAGGAAGCGCATGACTATCGCTATTTCCCCGATCCCGACCTGCTGCCGCTGGATATCGATCAGGAATGGGTCGATGCCATTGCCGCCGGGATGCCGGAACTGCCCGATGCCAAGAAGGCGCGATTTGTCACCGAACTGGGCCTGTCGGAATATGACGCTGGCGTTCTGACCGCCGAGGTCGAGAATGCCGATTATTTCGAGGCCGTGGCCGCCGGGCGCGACGGCAAGATGGCGGCAAACTGGGTCATCAACGAACTGTTCGGCCGACTGAACAAGCAGGGGCTGAGCATCGACAGCTCTCCGGTGTCCAGCCAGCAGCTTGGCGGGGTGATCGACCTGATCGCAAGTGGCCAGATTTCGGGCAAGATCGCCAAGGATCTGTTCGAGATCCTTTGGACCGAGGGGGGCGATCCCGCGCAGATCGTCGAAGCGCGCGGCATGAAGCAGGTCACCGATCTGGGTGCAATCGAAAAGGCCGTGGACGAAATCATCGCCGCCAATCCCGCGCAGGTCGAAAAGGCCAAGGCCAATCCGAAGCTGGCGGGCTGGTTCGTCGGCCAGGTGCTGAAGGCTACCGGCGGCAAGGCCAATCCTGCCGCAGTCCAGGAACTGGTCAGCCAAAAGCTGGGGCAATAA
- a CDS encoding cell wall hydrolase: MSLTHVSTRAALALVLSVATLAGCGLGRRHSELECMERAMFFESNRSSRDGMIAVGSVVMNRVESGRYPRSVCGVVGQKNQFAPGIMTRKMNSRAMPDVREAARAVMHGERHPLIGKAMFFHAASHRFGYDNMHYVLTAGGNAFYERRDPQRVTQPVPLPPIEGITRRR; encoded by the coding sequence ATGTCCCTTACCCACGTCTCGACCCGGGCGGCGCTTGCGCTGGTCCTGTCGGTTGCCACCCTGGCCGGCTGCGGCCTGGGCCGGCGCCATTCCGAACTGGAATGCATGGAACGCGCCATGTTCTTTGAATCCAACCGTTCCAGCCGCGATGGCATGATCGCCGTGGGCAGCGTGGTGATGAACCGCGTGGAATCCGGCCGCTATCCACGCTCGGTCTGCGGGGTGGTCGGGCAGAAGAACCAGTTCGCGCCGGGCATCATGACGCGCAAGATGAATTCGCGGGCCATGCCGGATGTGCGCGAGGCCGCGCGTGCGGTGATGCATGGCGAACGCCACCCCCTGATCGGCAAGGCGATGTTCTTTCACGCCGCCAGCCATCGCTTTGGCTATGACAACATGCACTATGTGCTGACTGCGGGCGGCAATGCCTTTTACGAACGCCGCGATCCGCAGCGTGTGACCCAGCCGGTGCCGCTGCCACCGATCGAAGGCATCACCCGCCGGCGCTAG
- a CDS encoding DUF4177 domain-containing protein, with amino-acid sequence MSSYEYTVIPAPARGEKLRGARSGIERFAATLAETLNAMAGDGWEYLRAETLPAEERSGLTGRTTVYHNLLIFRRRLPGDDDRAGHERPQAQPVTPPVTPPAQASQSQPEPQQQDAPASQPAQSAAPTVLGGPGRMPFSQPMRPVANTAPGRGVEPPLTRPQAPAAPAGPRLGPANR; translated from the coding sequence ATGAGCAGTTATGAATATACCGTCATTCCCGCGCCGGCCCGCGGCGAAAAGCTGCGCGGCGCGCGCAGCGGCATCGAGCGTTTCGCCGCCACCTTGGCCGAGACATTGAACGCCATGGCCGGCGACGGCTGGGAATACCTGCGCGCCGAAACCCTGCCGGCCGAGGAACGTTCGGGCCTGACCGGGCGCACCACGGTCTATCACAACCTGTTGATCTTTCGCCGCCGACTGCCGGGCGATGACGACCGCGCCGGGCATGAACGTCCGCAGGCGCAGCCGGTGACGCCGCCCGTGACGCCGCCGGCGCAGGCGTCGCAATCCCAGCCGGAACCCCAGCAGCAAGACGCGCCGGCGTCGCAACCCGCCCAATCCGCCGCGCCCACGGTGCTGGGTGGTCCGGGGCGCATGCCCTTCAGCCAGCCGATGCGGCCGGTCGCCAATACCGCGCCGGGGCGCGGCGTCGAGCCGCCGCTGACCCGACCGCAGGCCCCCGCGGCGCCTGCCGGGCCGCGTCTGGGACCGGCGAACCGCTAG